A region from the Drosophila takahashii strain IR98-3 E-12201 chromosome 2L, DtakHiC1v2, whole genome shotgun sequence genome encodes:
- the LOC108064830 gene encoding uncharacterized protein isoform X2, translating to MSIVDNQRPLNFDKSPESDGEIRKRREIEEFIKEYTEQNLPLDVLVKLSLTPYGLVNDHLRKILWPQLAGVDVNDLEQAPSLEELQYHPEYNQLPEDLPFEELLKTSSKLFQKYSLTEIEKDVEDLIFQEKKQRQAEEKMIMKRRRNNSRPATANRLHSISQWLPNIFTSKSVILTTAVSIVVGVCAYYYKNQYLAAGIS from the exons atgagtATTGTTGATAATCAGCGGCCACTTaattttgataaat CTCCCGAAAGTGATGGTGAAATCAGAAAACGACGGGAGATAGAAGAATTCATTAAAGAATACACCGAACAAAATCTTCCTTTGGATGTGCTTGTAAAGTTATCACTGACGCCTTACGGATTGGTCAACGACCATTTGCGCAAAATTTTATGGCCCCAGCTGGCAGGTGTCGACGTGAACGATTTAGAACAAGCTCCATCTCTCGAAGAGTTGCAATACCACCCTGAATATAATCAG ctaccAGAAGATTTACCATTTGAAGAGCTTTTGAAAACTTCTAGCAAGCTGTTTCAAAAGTATAGCTTaacagaaattgaaaaagatgTTGAAGATCTAATTTTTCAAGA GAAAAAACAGCGTCAAGCCGAGGAAAAAATGATCATGAAAAGACGGAGGAATAATTCTAGGCCAGCCACAGCAAATCGACTCCATAGCATAAGTCAATGGCttccaaatatatttacttcAAAGTCGGTGATATTAACTACTGCGGTTTCTATTGTAGTAGGTGTATGTgcatattattacaaaaatcaGTATTTGGCGGCAGGCATAAGCTGA
- the LOC108064830 gene encoding TBC1 domain family member 20 isoform X1: protein MSIVDNQRPLNFDKSPESDGEIRKRREIEEFIKEYTEQNLPLDVLVKLSLTPYGLVNDHLRKILWPQLAGVDVNDLEQAPSLEELQYHPEYNQVVLDVNRSLKRFPPGIPYEQRIALQDQLTVLILRVIQKYPNLRYYQGYHDVAVTFLLVVGEQIAYAIMEQLSTTHFSECMQETMEATQRRLMFIWPVIKFENPELYKFLQNSSVGTLFALPWYLTWFGHSLNSYKAVVRLYDYFLASPIYTPIFVTAAILLYRSNEILKEDCDMASVHCLLSTLPEDLPFEELLKTSSKLFQKYSLTEIEKDVEDLIFQEKKQRQAEEKMIMKRRRNNSRPATANRLHSISQWLPNIFTSKSVILTTAVSIVVGVCAYYYKNQYLAAGIS, encoded by the exons atgagtATTGTTGATAATCAGCGGCCACTTaattttgataaat CTCCCGAAAGTGATGGTGAAATCAGAAAACGACGGGAGATAGAAGAATTCATTAAAGAATACACCGAACAAAATCTTCCTTTGGATGTGCTTGTAAAGTTATCACTGACGCCTTACGGATTGGTCAACGACCATTTGCGCAAAATTTTATGGCCCCAGCTGGCAGGTGTCGACGTGAACGATTTAGAACAAGCTCCATCTCTCGAAGAGTTGCAATACCACCCTGAATATAATCAGGTAGTATTAGATGTAAATCGCTCTTTAAAGAGATTTCCACCTGGTATTCCGTACGAACAACGCATTGCACTGCAAGACCAACTTACTGTTCTTATTTTACGGGTGATCCAAAAGTATCCTAATTTGCGATATTATCAAGGCTATCACGATGTGGCAGTCACATTTCTATTGGTAGTTGGTGAACAAATCGCTTATGCTATAATGGAGCAGCTCTCGACTACGCATTTTTCGGAATGTATGCAAGAGACAATGGAGGCCACCCAGAGAAGGCTTATGTTTATTTGGCCTGTCATAAAGTTTGAAAATCCAGAACTTTATAAGTTTTTACAAAACTCTTCGGTAGGGACTTTGTTCGCGTTGCCATGGTATTTGACATGGTTTGGACATAGTTTAAATTCCTACAAAGCTGTAGTCCGTttatatgactattttttagcATCACCCATTTATACACCCATATTTGTAACAGCTGCGATTCTACTGTATCGATCAAATGAAATACTGAAGGAGGACTGTGATATGGCATCAGTGCATTGTCTTTTATCAACG ctaccAGAAGATTTACCATTTGAAGAGCTTTTGAAAACTTCTAGCAAGCTGTTTCAAAAGTATAGCTTaacagaaattgaaaaagatgTTGAAGATCTAATTTTTCAAGA GAAAAAACAGCGTCAAGCCGAGGAAAAAATGATCATGAAAAGACGGAGGAATAATTCTAGGCCAGCCACAGCAAATCGACTCCATAGCATAAGTCAATGGCttccaaatatatttacttcAAAGTCGGTGATATTAACTACTGCGGTTTCTATTGTAGTAGGTGTATGTgcatattattacaaaaatcaGTATTTGGCGGCAGGCATAAGCTGA